ttttttgtcgctggtttttctaagattatTCAAAAACCGCTGATGCTGAAAATCTTTAAAGTTCTAATCCAAAAAGTAGACACTTGgagctacaatttttttttctttcttgtacgaccatttctctCTAGGTTACGACCTGTTGAAaatctttcaaaaatttggaatttttgattgattctttaattttttccagtagtgtatATAAGCGATATAATGCGCCTGTGGACATGATAGTGTCTATAGTTTTAAACGGATTTGAATGAAACTACTTACTTAtagtttagataaaaaatctttttttgttATGGAGATATtgacttatttaaaaaaaaaaaaaaaaaaaaattgccaatATCCCAGCATAATGACATTCAGGCCGATATAAACTTGGTCAGTGTCGGCACAAAGTGCCAATAAAGCCGTAGGATAATAGGGAGCCTTTGGTTCATGGAATGAAAAACGCGACGGTAGTCAAGTCGTGATTGCTTCTGGCAATTGGACATCTGTGTCACATCTTCTTCTTCACCATAACTTTAATTCTCAACCGATTCTCATTTTCAgtctattcaaataaaatatttgaatttattttccaatcaatataaatttattatcaatcgtGTGTTAGATAAAACCTACAAATGATTAGATGAACTTCATtcagttaaacttttttaattttgtttaaaacatCTAAGTGTtcattgtatataaatatgtatgaacTAGATGAATGTGTACTTGACCATCGGCTGAGAAAGTTCCTCTAAAGTTTTCGATCCCTAAAACTGAATAATTCACTTGCTTGAGAATTACCAACGTAAATGTGTCTAATGATGGCCTGTACTGTAAGAAACTTGGTAATTCCGGTGTGACCCGTGACTCATTCGTGGTCAGTCTCGACCTTTATTCTCTTGACTGCACTACGATTGTCGTCTAGACTTGAGGTTCAAAATCTTTATTACAGATGCAAATTTCATTGCGCGTCCAGTTTCTTAAGTGTCTTAGAATTCTTAGCTCTTCTGTATattcaaagttaaatttaattatataagagATTTATTCAGAATGATTACCATCGTAGTGTAGCTACTTGATACTAGTTTCAGCAAAAActttcaaagtaaaaaatagtcATTACATTTGCCAGCTGCTTCGTAAAGTTTATATCGTTGTAAttaagatgataaaaatggtACGAGCGTCATttactggcttatttttcctATTCTATGTATGTACTTtcatagtaataaatttttagttgagtATTAATCCAAATGTTGCATTTGGATCCAAATAGatgtgagaaaaaataatgtaaagtAGATATAGAGTTTTATGTGTAGCCTACGTATTTCACTCAAGGTAGTCCCGAGGGTGTAACCCGAGGgtaagagaaagagagataTTCCTGTGCTTAGACTTCATACCTCTGCATCTGTAAATCACACGAGGTGCTGGCAAGGACAGCCACTTTCCAGAAGTGTCTCTACATCAAGAGCCTGCGGTGTAAGCTTGTTCGCATTTCAAACTGTTTGTGTCTTTggagtttatattttacaaaaccaCTGATATTTATCGTCTTTAACGCAAAATCTCAAAAACAGAATCTTGATATTGTCATagaatatcaaaatttaaggTAAATTGAATTAGCTTTTTAAagattatgtaaaataattgaaaatagacATAATCAtactaattactttttttttttaaattaaaacaaaaccCATTATAGTattctttatataattatcttcCTAAGTTCATATCAGAAAACatgttattcaattttatagaTTTACTGCATTATTTccttctataaattttttttacccctaGAATGAACAATAGGGTTGAAAGGTAttcatatttttgtgattCCTCACTATCTTTACAGAGAAATCAGCTATTATTAACACGATTTTCACGCACGGGCTATTGGTCATTCACACGCAGCCGGCACTGACATTCGGTCCTTTAATTACCACCAATTAATCACAATACCGCGTTGTACTACCAGGgttttgaacaaaatttcaatattttttctatgattttcATATATAAGCTCTCACTACCCCAGAAATCAATTTTCTTCATACATAGCCTGCTATTGTTAATGGTTTCGGGCTACTTTCCTTACAGTAATTATACCTCAATTTTGAGGTCcgtttttttctgtgcaaaaGAAACTGATTTggttatttgttaattttttctgtgtgaTGGTTTCCAAcagtatttttattcactttttactttaaattcatTAGTTAGGTATTTTGTATTGTGTATTGAATCGTTTATCGTTGTCTCGCTATCATCAGCAATGTGCACCCTATACCTACGCTTGATTTATTTTGTCTATTCGGCGAGAACGCTTTTGTTTTCGCTGCAAAGGGAGTTACATGTATTGTTCCATATCACCATTTCATTTGGCAAAGAACTGTTAATTATGTCAATGTGCATTCCCTTGTTGCACTTTTGTTGTCAATTCCTAATGAAATCGTTTGTTTCATCACGAAAATTATTACTCCTTAGTTTTATTTCAGTTGagatacttaaaattttttaatgttttcttCTTGCTTTCATcccattgatttaaaaaataaggttATAAATATTCGAGCAATGTGCTCAGTTTGATGATTGACTCACtgtaaatgtaattaaaatgagGGAAATTAGTTTTTCTTTGGTGAAGATTAGAGTATACCAAACGCTACGAACGTGATCCAGCCTCTTGAATCGAGCacagaattttaaaatgccAAGACGTAAAAAGTATGACTAGACGGGTGGCTGATACTTTTTGCTTCATTTTTGTTCTGTATCTTAATTTTTCCCTCGAGCTACGTGGAAGATTAACCTTAATCTCAACATATTTgcattacaaaatatatacactCTCAATAAAGATTTTTGTCTTTTTCAACGTATAACGAACTAGATTTTTAACCCTTTCTTGAATTCTTCTTTCGTGAATTCTGATGACAGATATTcttagaattttgaatatattttccatCACTTCCTtgcaaaatattcaaattaaatattgtaatcttaataaaaaatgaagggtacaattattttctacCATCAGTAATGAACAAGTACTTTATTCACCCCtctaaaatcaaatttacttatttaaaacttttgtaTTCTTTCACTCAATAGAattgtacacggaaaaaaatggtgttaaaatttactcACACCGGTATAGCTATGCTACTTAGCAGTGTTAAAACGGTGTAAATACggggtaaattaattttaattcaaattctcgctgattttttaaaactgcgcgggaaaattcaatttttgagcACTGTCTCGCGTATTAGGATTTTTGAGTGTTTTttcacataaaatataaaaatatatactctaAAACTTTCTTCATCtatttttgtattgaattttttttattctccgtAAAAttgaactcaaaaaaattaagtatagcagtaaaaataaaaaattgtttaatacaATACTCACTTTTTCTTCAGAATTTATGACCATCGCGTGTACCAAAACTCGTCTATTCTCCATTATTTTCGTAAATTCGGGAGAGCTTCGTATATATGTGAGAAAAGCATAATCTGACGCGAAAAGTATGTAACCTGCTCACGCATTTTGTACATTTATCGACAAGAGATAGAGCATTATATCAGCGAGAGTAAAAATAGTACTTTACAATTATGTGAATCCGCTTTTATGCGTCATCGCATTGTTCCCCTTCAATGTTGATGCAGACACGACCATTAGCTAATCCTATCCATTAtatactcaaaaaatttttctctttcaaAAATCGTATTAAAGCAATTTtacggaaaaaagaaaaaaactaacaCTTAGTAGAAGGGTGAGCAGATAAGATGAGAATTATGCAAGCAACAATGGCTTTATCGAATTTTTGATAGAaacttttatttctatattcCATTCAAACTTCAGTTACATCGAAAATTCcaatttgtcaattttttatcatcttgaataaaatttaatgatttaaaaaattattttaaaattttcacttcattacaatcttttaattaattattttttattgtaattcgTGTcagaattcaaaataatctgTTTTTTTTAGCAGAGTTTCTTGTAAAGTTTTTTCtgagtgaatttttttcaaattgaattttccCTTGTATCGATTAGATCATTACAATGTTGTCAAGGGTGAACTAGTGACAACTGACATATCTTGCGTGTCACGTTACTTGGTCAAGCAAATCGACGTAATATATCTTCATGATACCTGATATGCCTTTCACAAGTTTATCCTTCCTGTCATCAATTAatatcatgtttttttttcttatttgataaatcgcaatcattaatttattagagaaaaaaaaaacaggaatatttattaattaatgggaaaataaatttactctaTGATACTTATGCTGAAATACAagcatatttttaaacttatttccACTGGTAAAATTTTCACCAACAGGAAAGTTATTGATTTGAGTCAGATTTTTATAGCTCAGGTTGTCCACAGATGTTGAAGTTTTGAAGTTGAGTTATTGCTCCCTACTATTTTCGAGTTGGCGCTAGACTTTGTATGTTTCTGTGTGGCAAACACATGAATTGGAACGTCCTACCTTCTTCTATGGGTAAACTATTTTTGATCAAATCTGCATCTGAAAGTTTGACTTTTTGCTTCTGTTTGCAGAAAGAATGACgcataaaaaatgaaacatgatttcaaattttatatgatgCCTTCATGCTCGAACTTGTAGACCGGGAAGTTAAGAATCAACTTAAAGAAAAAGTAGTTTGTtgcgtttttatttattaatttgttatagTAATTAGATGATTTTTGATATTGTTGGTGACTTGAATATCAAACCCTGATTAAATTTCTTTGTTCTGCAAAGCCAATTATTTTGGAACACCATAAGCTCTAATCTAATCCCAAGACAATAGGTCTGTTTACCCTATGGCGGAGAACTCACCGTTTATCGCAAATGTGCAGTATATTGATTCAGTGATTAAGGATCCATTGAAACCAACAATAACACTGATGATCAAGGTGTCATTTGATCacataaagtttatttttcatgatattaTGTTGAAAgcttataaatgtataaatttattcgtgaCGATAAGAATTTACAGAGGTACGATATTTTACATTCTGATGTTCTGCAGTGGATATTTTATCTTCACCAACGGATTCTATTCGAATATCCTTTGAGCGATGGGTATTTTATGTCGACATTTAAATCACCATAATCGTATTGCactgattttattattctgagaaaatttacgGTTCTTCAAAATTCAACGactaactcaaaaaaaaaaaaaaaaaaaaaaacgtagtacattaaatcaaaaaatagaaaagttaCTTAAGGCtgttaaaattgatttaaaaaaatttcataaaaatttatttttttgtttccaaaTATTCTAATATAGAAGTATtgtcttttaataattttttccggtATATATCGCTATATTGTTGCTATGTCCTTCagagctaatttttttttgtttttaaatatattatttaatatttaaacccCAGAACACTTTAGCGCCAGTTTTGGAcgcttcaaaaattaaaaaaaaataattttcaaactagGCAatgacttatttaattttctaaatctgTTCAAAGatacttttgtaataaaagtttctttaaatattttttcattaactaaaataaagCATTAAATGTCCGAAAACAGAGCAGTGGCCATAAATGGTACTTTTACTCTAAACTAGTGAAACAATCGACTCACAGACTTTATATTGCTCCTATATATcagatattcaaattttaagccGGTAATCCTCACTTGACCGTTCATAACAGcaaacaataatattacaaAGTATATCTTCACAGTTAGCATTTGTAACTTGAATTAGTGGACACGATCTGACGGAattgtttttgatttttctataaaaatctttaattgaattttttatcacctgtattttttattctattttatttggaataaaattttgtttgtttgacattttgaaaataaaaatacccgattggtttattaaaattcaattgaaaatatttatgaaggTTTGGTACAATACAGTGTCTAATTTAGTATACAatggaattaaaatatttatcaaaacatttatattaattcagAAGGAAAAACCTCGTACCATTGAGACAGACCGACACCTGTGTCTTAATTAAAGTTGGTTTGACTTTTGGTAGAAGCTAGCTGTACTCTATACCCTTCGAGAGTCTGTTCTGTGTCGGTTGTTTCCCATGGGTGCAATTTACTTGCTTTCTTCTTCTCTTGAGTACTACACTGCAACTTATGAACCTAAACTGAAGGCAGCATCGATTTTAAAAGGGAGAACTTTATAAATGGTGACTTTCATCACTTTGATAAAAGCTTAccgacaaaatttattttatggcactgaaattaatttaattattcttgtaAGAGATACAAGTGCTAATAATCTTATATTCTTCAATTAATGCAGAactttattcaattaattacagtaattactaatttattattgatacttTCAAGAAGAGACgttcaaagatttaaaattacagaaaGTCTGTTAACtcttttctttcatttctaTTCATTTAGAATTTAGTTCCATTGGATAAAGTTTATTAGCATTTTATGAAGTGAACTATTGCAACTTCATTATAATAtgaattacatatttaaaaagattaaaatctTATAGGGGGATTCGAGCCAAATTGactcagaattttttttttgttcacaaATACTTAATAACGATTTGTTGAAAAAGGGGTAAGTTGATCAGTCTGGATAATTCGGtcattttctaatttttagtaaaatagaaaaatttgaatctgaggtaaaatgggctATTATTCAAAAAGTAGTTTTTTGCTTCATCTATAAATCAAGAAAGTTTCAATAGTGACCTGTTTTAcctcattcaaatttttccagttTGTCAAAAATCTGGAAGTTGCTGCATTTTCTTAACTGGTCAACctgtttcacttttttttacaaaccgtaactaaatattttggaTCGAAAAAACGATTTCTTTTGCCGTAAAAATGGtgtctaatttttttcgagatCTACAATCTCTAATTATTGCAAAATAGTaattctcatttatttttatatatttgaagttaaaaaaaaaaaattacatggtaaaaaacgtgAAATAGTCTTTTCTTTGTTTTGGTTAGTCGAGAGTAGACTCTAGTGTATTCATGTTTACAAAGACTAGTATTGATGTTTTCGACAAAACGTCAAGTCCAGACGATAGACGGATGAAAGTTCTTTAGTTTTTGATCcatgtaatatttattcagaCAGACATCTGtactttctttttataaagaaaatccaataagtaaaaaagtaaaagttaaaatattactttttaatgaaACTTACAAAGATCAAACGAAGTTCCCATTCAatgtacaatattttttatggtgATTGTAAACggattaattatatatgaactCAATAGTAATTTATCGCAAAGAGTATTTCAATTATGCCAATTACAActggtaataatttaataaacagatTATGTGAACATCAAAGagtatttggaaaaaaaaatgattaatgtaTTTACTCATTTTGGTAAAAGCTGCATCGATAtagtaaagaagaaaaataaatgaagctAATCTTGTCtcttaaatcttttttatccCAAGTTTTGTCCACATCAACGTTATAAATAGGCTATACTATAACGTTACAAGCGTCGTTTAACCATCATTTGAAAAGTAGCAGGGCACTGAAGACGCTATTAGGCTCCAGGTGTTGTATATCTCACCCCCTAActcacatttatttattgttgttattattatttttttttgtctactcAATTGTTAGGcgcttttaattatttttgtggaataattatataatacatgtttcataaaaaaaaaattgttattgtaGAATATTGATGTTAATATCTCTTGAATCGATGAACTTAAGTCGCATAGTTCGTAATTGTAAGTATTCTCGTTATTCACTCATTAGATTAAGAATCATCTTATTGTCTTCAAGAGACTATAATATTCAACCTTGTTCtacttttgtataaattttttatttttaaaactagtattttgtgtcaaaattaatctaattttaaatttattagataaaatgCTTCAAcctttcattcatttattaaaatacaaaagatCTAGTTCTcgatcactccatgtatttgtaaatctatatttagacaaattaagtaaatatagtTGTACAGTATCCGATAGACCCGGGATGATTTTCACATTCAGGAAGGTAATGATTCCCTATTGCAAAATGTTaatagttctttttttttccgcgTGTATTTTTCTCcatgtttttttcaaaaaaaaaatccaaactcAAAATTAACAACGAGGCTTTTAATTCATTCAATCAACAAGAATAGTACTGTTCGTCCACTTGAGAGTGATCAAGAAAAAACACTCGACCCctcttaataataaacgtaCTTTGATACAAGAAAATAACGTCTAATTTGTTTATTcagaaaataagttaaaaCTCGGTGTATACTTAGTTCATGTCAGTCTCTTAAGAATtctcaatgaaaatatattgcaCGCCAAATAACGTACAAGtgcaatcaattttttgttacttttgcAGACCGCTTTTTTGTTAGTGGATCTCCACTTTTTCCATCTTTTACAACTACGTCTTGCGTGTTTACTCCTTGGAATTGCctgaggttttttttttattcttcatcgTATTTTTCATCttgattttagtttttttctattttcggTCTGAGGTATCAGTAACTTATAAtcgatgtaattttttatttctaaattcaAGATAcatctttataaataaattgttaatacattatcataattataaataaaactttttatgcGTAACTACAATTAGACTCGTGAAGATGTTTTTTGAATGGTTCGACCATTTCTGAACAACCATTTTCAGCAAATCTACATGTTTCTCTACGATAATTACATTTCTCTTcatgagacatttttttataataacgcGGCTGTACTTGACATCCATAAATCGACCAACGGCAAGGGACTTGTGAATCAGGATCTATTTCGGGCTCAGAATTGTGTTGataattatcagaaaaatcCTCACTCTCTTGATACTTTCGATAGTTACATTTTTGTTGATGCATAAGCTTTCTACGTCTTGGCATTTTTACCATGCAACCATATTTGTAGAACTGACATTCAACCATTTCTTCAGGATCACTATCTTCAAAGTTCAACGAATCAAAATTACGTTGAATGTCATCTAGTCCTTCAAGACGGTCTTTATAAATGCAGAGATTTTCATGCACAAGTTTTCGCCATTCAGGCAATCTTACGTTGCAACCAACTACACTGTATTTACAGTTTTCCAAAGCCCCTTCCTCATTGTTTAGGTCAGTAGGAAGATGTTCTTCTTCAAGATAAGGACGAAATTGGCATCTAGATTCATGTAAATCTCTAAGGTGTTCGGGTATATTAGCATAGCAGCCGAGGTATGAATATTGACATGGAAGAAGTTGTTGGTCTTCTGTTGGACTTGGCGGTCGCCATTGAAGACGTTCGTTATCAATGAATGGAGCGGATGGCATAGAGCTGTAAATCATTGGTAgatatgatatttatttatgaagtaaaattattttgttaaaagttTACATACTTGGGTGGATATACTGGATAGGGATGTGGCATGTAGTGTATCGCTGGTGGCATATGAAATTCGTGGTTAAATTCTTGAGATGGAGCTTCTACATTTAGTGATGATCGACATGTTGGGCAAGAGAAGTAATAAGGCTTACAGCGATGACAAATGATATGTCCATTCATACATGAGTATTTCGATGAAGCATTCATCTCCATCATGCAAATTGGACAGACGCTttcacttttgaatttttcttggaGACTCGGATAAAGACCTGACATgatctaaaaaaagttttattaataagaGGAGAATCTTACACTTTTGGGAATGAAATTTTGGAATGGTTTTATGAcgtgatttgtttttttgcaaatatctcCGTAAGTATTGacttttccaaaaaattacatgaaaccttttttgtagcgctttaaatttgctacaaaaaagatatcttatacttttttgaaaaaatcgataGGTATGGAGATTTTTGGAGTTGAATAGTCGACGAATTACTCGGGTTGAAATGTAAATCATTAATTGagtgtaaaagaataattttgactCGAGTCGGTAGAggaatttggaaattttctgAGGTTTTTGGATCCTATTTGATCGTTAAAATTTGGAATAGAGTAAAGTATTGAAATGCTTAAAAATTAACGTCACTTTTTAGAGACTTTATTGAAGAAATTGATCTAGTTTCAaggaaaaattgataatttttaactcgtagatgtaaaaaaaaaaaaaacagtctctgaatttatcaattccattattagaaattttttttcaacttattttCACAATCTAAAacgttgtatttatttatgacgACATTTTTGCGTGAGCGTTAATGCTCTTATTTCCTGTTCAAAAAAAGctaatgataatattatattcttattaatctaagttataaattttttataatgaaattgaGTTACAATCTGCTTCTTTACTTTTAACTATATATTTCTAGACTTACctctatttttttcctttcaaaaagagtaatattgttaataaaagaCTTTGAATATTCCTATCGCGTAAAAAAACTCCACGTCAATGTTCACTTGCCGTATGTCAAAGTCGCAGTACTCGCCAAAATCATATCTGTAAAGACTGATAACACAACTTTATCTGATAAAACTGTTGATCGTGACGTGGATTGTTTACACAGCTGATGGTAAATACATCATCTAGTATTTCTATATATAGAAGCATTGGAGTAgccaagcaaaaaaaatatttgttgtatCCATTGATATGCGTCATTCGTATGATATTGAACGAATTTATGGTTCGTGACTTTATGGACTGAACATTGAttcatattatcaatattgctaaacagaaataatatttattttaatttttattcactttattactattacatTCCGTAAAAGATGAATTTCACAGCCGCTTCTATGCAATTAGTGAATTTtcgattgtaaaaatttttcagtcatCAATTTTGAGCGGCAATAAATCATATGTGActgcaaaaatatttaacacacGATTTTTGTTCCAATTTCCTTTGTCATAACTTCTGTCCAGGAGTAAAGTATGAAAGtatgaaaagtaattttacattttctgACATTGATATGCATTATTTGCTTCTGGTAGATGTaagaacaataatataatatgaaaataaacttGATTGAAAGTGAAGACAAGGTTTGTCACAAGAAAATTCTAACAGAGGGCGTACAAGTGAAACCAAATACCCAAGTGATACTCTCAATATAGTGGCTACCGATGACCCTTGTGAGTGTTTCAATCCCTTTTGGAGATGTCACATCAAAGATATCCCAGTGTCTCTTTACAACTTTGGCATAATATTTGTTTACTCTAAGTTGTTTATGCAAATGTGATGGAGAAACACGGCAATTATACGCTcacgtgtatatatattttcacaatttacggttattaataatattttcatttatttaattactttttaaaataattatccttTTTTAAATCGTAAATTAAACCTTTGAAGACGTAAATAGGCGTGAAAACGTATTTTAGACGTAGTTGACGTACGAAAACGTTAGTAAGGCTTGCGCAATTGTAAATCGTAgatacatttcaaaaaaatcactctgccTAAGGCATAAATAaggagattttttttcagcggaaAGATTTAGGAGTAatctttaaaaatgaattagcgAAATTTACTagatattcactaatttttactaattaattttagaaagtaatgggaatttaatttcaatccgCATTTATTTAGATccacagtatttttttcttgatgacCCGTTCACttttgtaacaaaaaatatctgtttttttttttcctaaatacTAGATTGATGTTCGCATAATCAAACATTATATTTATCGTATACGATACAACAGAAAATGTGAGGCTTTTAGATGAGTATACATTTCaatgcgtaaaaaaaattttttacaaatgtgATACAAGATTAGTTTATGTAGGGAGGCCAAGGCACGACGAGGCACTCAagggagtaaaaaataaaaaaagtcaaaaatattattcaggGGCTGTAGAacatctaaaaaatatattttcataatttcacTCGGAAGCCGTCTCAGcttaaagagaaattttttttttttattttagattttatatttcattgacGTCAATGTTTTTTCAAAGAGTTTatgtttcataaaaaatttttataattctcaGCTAACTCGGTTTGTagtgaataatatatttactttgtgagtaataattacaagcaAATTAATAACAAGAAGTCTTGTTTCAACTTCAACCGAAATTAggtcacttttttttcttgtagtAAAggaatatttattcttaaattcTCTTCGTGTACtgggtaataaatttttctaaattaaaaaaacaattaaataacataaatatttttgccgataataagaaataaaataaatcgatttagcgcttgagtaaattatttttttactccacgagttattaattaaaaaattttttcatatttctgTGCCTTTagttatcataaaaaaatttattgccacttctattaattaaataaagtatattgTCACTGAAACAATACATTTtatgaagtaatttttatttatcgattacTACATatcataacttttattaattctctATGGCAGGTAATTAGAAACAACTTacgcaattaaaaaaaaaaaaaaaactgaaatatattttcc
Above is a window of Microplitis demolitor isolate Queensland-Clemson2020A chromosome 1, iyMicDemo2.1a, whole genome shotgun sequence DNA encoding:
- the LOC103568247 gene encoding uncharacterized protein LOC103568247, with protein sequence MSGLYPSLQEKFKSESVCPICMMEMNASSKYSCMNGHIICHRCKPYYFSCPTCRSSLNVEAPSQEFNHEFHMPPAIHYMPHPYPVYPPNSMPSAPFIDNERLQWRPPSPTEDQQLLPCQYSYLGCYANIPEHLRDLHESRCQFRPYLEEEHLPTDLNNEEGALENCKYSVVGCNVRLPEWRKLVHENLCIYKDRLEGLDDIQRNFDSLNFEDSDPEEMVECQFYKYGCMVKMPRRRKLMHQQKCNYRKYQESEDFSDNYQHNSEPEIDPDSQVPCRWSIYGCQVQPRYYKKMSHEEKCNYRRETCRFAENGCSEMVEPFKKHLHESNCSYA